In Ipomoea triloba cultivar NCNSP0323 chromosome 15, ASM357664v1, one genomic interval encodes:
- the LOC116007013 gene encoding ADP-ribosylation factor-like isoform X2, translating to MGLSFTKLFSRLFAKKEMRILMVGLDAAGKTTILYKLKLGEIVTTIPTIGFNVETVEYKNISFTVWDVGGQDKIRPLWRHYFHNTQGLIFVVDSNDRDRVVEARDELHRMLNEDELRDAVLLVFANKQDLPNAMNAAEITDKLGLHSLRQRHWYIQSTCATSGEGLYEGLDWLSNNIANKA from the exons ATGGGGTTGTCCTTTACGAAGCTTTTCAGCCGGCTCTTTGCCAAGAAGGAGATGCGTATCCTTATGGTTGGTCTAGATGCAGCTGGTAAGACCACTATATTGTATAAACTTAAGCTGGGAGAGATTGTTACTACCATTCCTACTATTG GATTTAATGTGGAGACTGTGGAGTACAAAAACATAAGCTTTACAGTGTGGGATGTTGGTGGCCAGGACAAG ATTCGTCCACTATGGAGACACTATTTCCATAATACGCAAGGGCTTATCTTTGTTGTTGACAGTAACGATCGAGATCGTGTTGTTGAGGCTAGGGATGAGCTTCACCGTATGCTGAATGAG GATGAATTGAGGGATGCTGTGTTGCTTGTGTTTGCAAACAAGCAAGATCTTCCTAATGCTATGAATGCTGCTGAGATTACTGACAAGCTTGGTCTTCACTCACTCCGTCAACGTCACTG gTATATCCAGAGTACTTGTGCCACATCTGGTGAAGGGCTTTATGAGGGATTGGACTGGCTGTCAAACAACATTGCAAACAAG GCATAG
- the LOC116005703 gene encoding receptor-like protein 12, whose amino-acid sequence MKHTKHNIMLVLIFLLLICKFEYCYSNDARCVEGEQIALLQFKESLIDTSNRLFSWSGPDCCEWEGISCSSTTGHVLKLDLHNPTTPTRDDIDNYYYGLPSNYINNCLGGEINHSLINLTHLNYLDLSLNNFSKIRIPEFFGSFKNLRYLNFSSSGFVGNIPTHLGNLSSLEYLHLGEALDGVIYNHLATNLDWIASLSSLKSLDMPWISIRHSKDWLRTINKLVSLSSLNLADCHLNTTSPLLHVNSTSLISLDLSWNSLDSAILPWLSNLTRLENLNLGFNSLNSSMLEIFEPLAPLKVLDLFGNAFTGTLVPLCKLHNLVFMDLNSNNFQGSIPNCLGNLTSLTSLSLSGNRFTSSIPNSLGNLTSLTSLSLSANSFTGSIPSCLGNLTSLTSLDLSANMLAGSIPSCLGNLTSLTSLDLSDLGNLTSLTSLDLSENIFTGSIPNTIGSLCRLQVLDFSMNKLTDSIAVLPDCLLDSLKELFLDSNNFSGQLPNQLYKYKNFSGQLPNQLYKYKNLEILSVSSNSFAGPIIESVGNLSMLLELDISNNKFSGSVPSSLGELSNLEELHISDNSFIGVLSEFHFSKLSKLDILDISSNLFVWNVSSTWVPPFQLYVGFHQKCNALDLSENQISGELPLKPHVEGYMEMENLYLSTNNLTGRIPKWLCSLKYLEILALSTNKLYGEIPPCLEKLQNLTNNELEGKLPGSMQNLTSLIILDLSENKFMDVIPTWIGEKLLSLKYLVFYRNKFYGDIPLQLCQLHDLQLLNLANNNISGYIPQCFENFTAMAIDGNETDIWYTAYPGKRYEDEIDEVIKGLTLQYTKNLRFLRSIDLSGNHIDGKIPVEIMSLHALQNLNVSRNNLSGTIPKTIGSQLQTLNDPSIYMGNEGFCGDPLSKSCPSDVPSFVNQSTKTNSDDDHEFFMWFYADMGPGFFVGFIGVLSILLGCEDPGVGAAVADEEAATPGQADGAGAGVEEGERSRSEHRDGRFEKELKGVLESNSMVGLAASTKLMKGAGN is encoded by the exons ATGAAACATACCAAGCATAATATTATGCTAGTGCTTATTTTTCTTCTGCTCATTTGCAAATTTGAGTATTGTTACTCAAATGATGCTAGGTGCGTTGAAGGGGAACAAATTGCTCTTCTCCAATTCAAGGAAAGCTTAATTGATACATCAAACCGTCTCTTTTCATGGAGCGGTCCTGATTGTTGTGAATGGGAGGGGATTTCTTGTAGCTCAACAACTGGCCATGTCCTAAAGCTTGATTTGCACAACCCAACTACACCTACACGCGATGATATTGACAACTATTACTATGGTTTGCCATCAAACTATATCAACAATTGCTTGGGAGGTGAGATCAATCATTCTCTTATCAACTTAACACATTTGAATTACCTTGATCTAagcctcaacaatttttctaagATCCGAATTCCTGAATTTTTTGGATCTTTCAAAAACTTGAGGTATCTTAACTTCTCAAGCTCTGGTTTTGTGGGAAATATTCCCACTCATCTTGGAAATCTTTCAAGCTTAGAGTATCTCCACCTTGGAGAAGCTTTGGATGGAGTTATATATAATCATTTGGCTACAAACTTGGACTGGATTGCTAGCCTTTCTTCCCTAAAAAGCCTTGACATGCCTTGGATTTCAATTCGGCATAGTAAAGATTGGTTACGCACAATCAACAAGCTTGTGTCTTTATCTTCTTTAAACTTGGCTGATTGTCACCTCAACACAACTAGTCCTCTTTTACATGTTAACTCCACCTCTCTCATCTCCCTTGATCTCAGTTGGAATAGTTTAGATTCTGCAATCCTTCCATGGTTGTCTAATCTCACAAGACTAGAGAATTTGAATCTAGGCTTCAACTCTCTTAATTCTAGCATGCTAGAAATCTTTGAGCCCTTAGCCCCTCTAAAGGTCCTTGACCTTTTTGGAAATGCCTTTACAGGCACACTGGTTCCGTTGTGTAAGTTGCACAATTTGGTTTTCATGGATCTTAATTCTAACAATTTTCAAGGTTCAATCCCTAATTGTCTTGGAAACTTGACTTCTTTAACCTCTCTTAGTTTAAGTGGTAATAGGTTTACAAGTTCGATTCCCAATTCTCTTGGAAACTTGACTTCTTTAACCTCTCTTAGTTTAAGTGCTAATAGCTTTACAG GTTCAATTCCCAGTTGTCTTGGAAACTTGACTTCTTTAACCTCTCTTGATTTAAGTGCTAATATGTTAGCAGGTTCAATTCCCAGTTGTCTTGGAAACTTGACTTCTTTAACCTCTCTTGATTTGAGTGATCTTGGAAACTTGACTTCTTTAACCTCTCTTGATTTGAGTGAGAATATCTTCACTGGTTCAATTCCAAATACCATTGGTAGTCTTTGTAGATTGCAAGTGCTTGATTTCTCGATGAATAAATTGACAGACTCCATTGCAGTTCTTCCTGATTGCCTATTAGATAGTTTGAAAGAATTGTTCTTAGATTCTAACAATTTCAGTGGTCAACTTCCAAACCAGTTGTACAAGTATAAGAATTTCAGTGGTCAACTTCCAAACCAGTTGTACAAGTATAAGAATCTGGAAATCCTTTCTGTGTCTTCAAACTCCTTCGCTGGTCCAATAATTGAGTCAGTTGGAAATTTGTCAATGTTGCTGGAGCTGGATATTAGTAACAATAAGTTTAGTGGTAGTGTTCCCTCTAGTCTTGGTGAACTTTCAAATCTTGAAGAGTTACATATTTCTGATAATTCATTCATAGGTGTCCTCTCTGAATTCCACTTTTCAAAACTCAGTAAGCTTGACATTTTGGACATATCTagtaatttgtttgtttggaaTGTAAGCTCCACCTGGGTTCCTCCTTTCCAACTCTATGTCGGATTCCATCAAAAGTG CAATGCATTAGATCTCTCTGAAAATCAAATAAGTGGAGAGCTTCCCTTGAAACCACATGTTGAAGGTTACATGGAGATGGAAAACCTTTATCTTTCAACCAATAATTTGACTGGTCGCATCCCCAAGTGGCTAtgtagtttaaaatatttagagATTCTTGCTCTATCTACAAATAAGTTATATGGAGAAATACCTCCATGCTTAGAAAAACTACAAAACTTGACA AATAATGAACTCGAAGGGAAACTCCCGGGAAGCATGCAGAATTTAACAAGCCTGATAATCTTGGATTTGagtgaaaataaatttatggaTGTTATCCCTACATGGATTGGGGAAAAATTATTGAGTTTGAAATATCTTGTCTTTTATAGAAATAAGTTCTATGGGGATATTCCATTGCAACTATGTCAACTGCATGATCTTCAATTGTTAAATTTGGCAAATAACAACATATCAGGATATATCCCACAGTGTTTTGAAAACTTTACTGCAATGGCTATTGATGGCAATGAGACAGATATTTGGTACACCGCATATCCTGGTAAAAGGTATGAAGATGAAATTGATGAAGTCATAAAAGGATTAACATTGCAGTACACTAAAAATCTTCGATTCCTAAGATCTATAGATCTTTCAGGGAACCATATTGATGGAAAGATCCCGGTTGAGATAATGAGTTTGCATGCATTGCAGAACTTGAATGTTTCTAGAAATAATCTGAGTGGAACAATCCCTAAGACAATTG GAAGTCAACTTCAGACCCTCAATGATCCATCCATTTACATGGGCAACGAAGGATTTTGTGGTGATCCTCTTTCAAAGAGTTGCCCCAGTGATGTACCATCTTTTGTTAATCAATCTACAAAAACCAATAGTGATGATGATCATGAGTTTTTCATGTGGTTCTATGCTGACATGGGGCCTGGTTTCTTTGTTGGATTCATTGGAGTATTAAGCATTCTACT
- the LOC116007013 gene encoding ADP-ribosylation factor-like isoform X1, translating into MGLSFTKLFSRLFAKKEMRILMVGLDAAGKTTILYKLKLGEIVTTIPTIGFNVETVEYKNISFTVWDVGGQDKIRPLWRHYFHNTQGLIFVVDSNDRDRVVEARDELHRMLNEDELRDAVLLVFANKQDLPNAMNAAEITDKLGLHSLRQRHWYIQSTCATSGEGLYEGLDWLSNNIANKKVKIFKASAP; encoded by the exons ATGGGGTTGTCCTTTACGAAGCTTTTCAGCCGGCTCTTTGCCAAGAAGGAGATGCGTATCCTTATGGTTGGTCTAGATGCAGCTGGTAAGACCACTATATTGTATAAACTTAAGCTGGGAGAGATTGTTACTACCATTCCTACTATTG GATTTAATGTGGAGACTGTGGAGTACAAAAACATAAGCTTTACAGTGTGGGATGTTGGTGGCCAGGACAAG ATTCGTCCACTATGGAGACACTATTTCCATAATACGCAAGGGCTTATCTTTGTTGTTGACAGTAACGATCGAGATCGTGTTGTTGAGGCTAGGGATGAGCTTCACCGTATGCTGAATGAG GATGAATTGAGGGATGCTGTGTTGCTTGTGTTTGCAAACAAGCAAGATCTTCCTAATGCTATGAATGCTGCTGAGATTACTGACAAGCTTGGTCTTCACTCACTCCGTCAACGTCACTG gTATATCCAGAGTACTTGTGCCACATCTGGTGAAGGGCTTTATGAGGGATTGGACTGGCTGTCAAACAACATTGCAAACAAG